A window from Camelus dromedarius isolate mCamDro1 chromosome 9, mCamDro1.pat, whole genome shotgun sequence encodes these proteins:
- the PSMD8 gene encoding 26S proteasome non-ATPase regulatory subunit 8: MFIKRRAPRAPTRERLNTSRGGRRRAVAATPSALGSSSRPPFRRASSCRRCCRKLGRRFAASRKMAAAAVNGAAGASSSGTAAASGAVLQAAAGMYEQLKGEWNRKSPNLSKCGEELGRLKLVLLELNFLPTTGTKLTKQQLILARDILEIGAQWSILRKDIPSFERYMAQLKCYYFDYKEQLPESAYMHQLLGLNLLFLLSQNRVAEFHTELERLPAKDIQTNVYIKHPVSLEQYLMEGSYNKVFLAKGNIPAESYTFFIDILLDTIRDEIAGCIEKAYEKILFTEATRILFFNTPKKMTDYAKKRGWVLGVNNYYSFASQQQKPEDTTIPSTELAKQVIEYARQLEMIV, from the exons ATGTTTATTAAGCGCCGGGCTCCGAGGGCACCTACCCGAGAGCGACTGAACACTAGTCGCGGCGGGCGGAGGCGGGCAGTCGCAGCCACGCCCTCGGCTTTGGGCTCCTCCTCCCGGCCCCCCTTCCGCCGGGCGAGCAGCTGTAGGCGTTGCTGCCGTAAATTGGGCCGGCGGTTTGCCGCATCACggaagatggcggcggcggcggtgaaCGGGGCGGCGGGCGCCTCGAGCTCCGGGACTGCGGCGGCCTCGGGCGCAGTCCTGCAGGCCGCGGCCGGCATGTACGAGCAACTCAAGGGCGAGTGGAACCGTAAAAGCCCCAATCTTAGCAAGTGCGGGGAAGAGCTGGGCCGTCTCAAG CTGGTTCTGTTGGAGCTCAATTTCCTGCCAACCACAGGGACCAAACTGACCAAACAGCAGCTCATTCTGGCGC GTGACATACTGGAGATCGGGGCCCAATGGAGTATCCTACGCAAGGACATCCCCTCCTTCGAGCGGTACATGGCCCAGCTTAAATGCTACTACTTCGATTACAA GGAACAGCTCCCCGAGTCGGCCTACATGCACCAGCTCTTGGGCCTCAACCTTCTCTTCCTGCTGTCCCAGAACCGGGTGGCTGAGTTCCACACAGAGTTGGAGCGGCTACCTGCCAAGGACATCCAGACCAATGTATACATCAAGCATCCAGTGTCCCTGGAGCAA TACCTGATGGAGGGCAGCTACAATAAGGTGTTCCTGGCCAAAGGCAACATCCCTGCTGAGAGCTATACCTTCTTCATCGACATCCTGCTTGACACTATCAG GGACGAGATCGCTGGGTGCATCGAGAAAGCCTATGAAAAAATCCTCTTCACTGAGGCCACCCGGATCCTCTTCTTCAACACACCCAAAAAGATGACGGACTATGCCAAGAAG CGAGGATGGGTCCTGGGTGTCAACAACTACTACAGCTTTGCCAGCCAGCAGCAAAAGCCGGAAGATACCACCATCCCCTCCACGGAGCTGGCCAAACAGGTCATCGAGTATGCCCGGCAGCTGGAGATGATCGTCTGA
- the GGN gene encoding gametogenetin, whose translation MGNVQSEPSAGGGSRKEHASDRSSDSRRTSLVEPEVTPSSPAMRLARGLGVWFPGSSAPPGLLVPPVPPEPQASPSPLPLTLDLPSPVTPPSEEAAAAAVSTPPPPPVGTLLPAPSKWRKPPGTPVPRIRSLLEASHRGQGDPPSLRPLLPPPRQLTKEDPDPVPRAPSPTLPPLEPRKPPLPPPSDRQPPDRRITPALATPAAAPTESQARHGSEGQTPGGARRGASPQAGEGEMARPVASEPGLSLLCKVTFSSGPPLLPAAVSSSLAAKAPLGGGGGGGLFASASGAISYAEVLKQGPLAPGDTSPSGEVPRGTQKAEGGDGDGEGCSGLPSAPASQSRTLPPPPYTTFPGSKPKFDWVSPPDGPERHFRFNGTGGGVGAPRRRAATLSGPWGLPPPSPEQMHPATEPRRPAPALLAPPMFIFPAPTNGEPVRPGLPGPQELLPPLPPPPPPPTPPPTPPPAPPPIQQPPVLQPTPLPVAPPPTAGVGNLEPAVAPAPAPALPLALVADQAPAPAPAPVSTTAETSPPAPTPTKSRNRRNKGPRATRAARAAPPEVGAPGSGPRERIAATVTDSAGGAGGSSGAPPAGTSNSGAPRHWPPFQVLNSCPCKCYCRHQPRHRRLPRNVSAWLSTPTNHLSEPPWVSTIKLAGSLVAGLEHYDLQATHSN comes from the exons ATGGGGAACGTGCAGTCGGAGCCGTCCGCGGGCGGGGGCTCCCGAAAAGAGCATGCCTCGGACCGCTCCTCCGACTCCCGCCGGACATCCCTGGTGGAGCCTGAGGTGACCCCCTCCTCCCCGGCCATGCGCCTGGCTCGCGGGCTGGGCGTCTGGTTCCCTGGCAGCTCCGCGCCCCCGGGACTCCTGGTACCCCCGGTACCCCCGGAGCCCCAGgcctcaccctcacccctgcccctgaCCTTAGACCTGCCCTCGCCAGTGACTCCCCCTTCAGAGGAGGCGGCTGCGGCCGCAGTCTCcacaccacccccgccccccgtgGGGACCCTGCTGCCCGCGCCGTCTAAGTGGCGAAAACCCCCGGGCACTCCGGTGCCCCGGATCCGCAGTCTGCTGGAGGCGAGCCATCGAGGCCAGGGCGACCCTCCGAGCCTCCgtccgctgctgccgccgccccgGCAACTAACCAAAGAGGACCCCGACCCCGTCCCGAGGGCCCCATCCCCAACTTTGCCGCCCTTGGAGCCACGGAAGCCGCCACTACCGCCACCTTCCGACCGGCAGCCCCCGGACCGCAGAATCACTCCTGCTTTGGCCACACCCGCCGCAGCCCCTACAGAAAGCCAGGCCAGGCACGGCAGCGAGGGCCAGACCCCCGGCGGAGCCCGCAGAGGGGCATCTCCCCAAGCAGGAGAAGGCGAAATGGCCCGGCCTGTGGCCTCTGAGCCTGGCCTGAGCCTGCTGTGTAAAGTCACCTTCAGTTCAGGGCCCCCTTTGCTCCCTGCGGCAGTGTCGAGTTCCTTAGCGGCCAAAGCCCCACTCGGAGGCGGCGGAGGCGGAGGGCTATTCGCCTCCGCCTCGGGCGCCATCTCTTACGCTGAGGTCCTGAAGCAGGGACCCCTGGCTCCTGGGGACACTAGCCCCTCGGGAGAGGTCCCTCGCGGTACTCAGAAAGCAGAGGGCGGTGATGGAGACGGCGAGGGGTGTTCTGGACTCCCCTCGGCGCCTGCGTCCCAAAGCCGGACGCTCCCGCCGCCACCGTACACCACCTTCCCAGGTTCGAAGCCCAAATTTGACTGGGTGAGCCCACCCGATGGCCCTGAACGCCACTTCCGCTTCAATGGAACTGGCGGAGGCGTAGGGGCGCCCCGACGGCGCGCAGCCACGCTCTCCGGGCCCTGGGGCCTCCCGCCGCCTTCGCCAGAGCAGATGCATCCAGCTACCGAGCCCCGAAGGCCCGCACCCGCCTTGCTGGCGCCGCCTATGTTCATCTTCCCGGCGCCTACCAATGGTGAGCCTGTGCGCCCCGGACTTCCCGGGCCACAGGAGttgctgccgccgctgccgccgccgccgccgccgcccacgCCACCACCCACGCCGCCTCCAGCGCCGCCTCCCATACAGCAGCCGCCCGTGCTCCAGCCAACGCCGCTGCCCGTGGCGCCCCCACCCACCGCAGGCGTTGGCAACTTGGAGCCGGCCGTGGCTCCCGCCCCGGCTCCTGCTCTGCCCCTCGCCTTGGTTGCTGACCaggccccggccccagccccggcTCCAGTTTCCACCACCGCCGAAACATCGCCGCCTGCGCCCACGCCCACCAAGTCCCGCAACCGCCGGAACAAGGGTCCCCGCGCAACCCGCGCAGCCCGCGCCGCGCCCCCTGAGGTTGGCGCGCCTGGAAGTGGTCCTCGCGAACGTATTGCAGCTACAGTGACTGACAGCGCTGGTGGAGCGGGTGGTAGCAGCGGGGCTCCTCCGGCAGGGACGTCTAACTCGGGTGCCCCGCGCCACTGGCCACCCTTCCAGGTGCTTAACTCTTGTCCCTGCAAGTGTTACTGTCGCCACCAGCCACGCCATCGCCGCCTGCCACGCAACGTGTCTGCCTG GCTGAGCACACCCACCAACCACCTGAGTGAACCACCCTGGGTCTCCACCATCAAGCTAGCTGGCTCCCTGGTAGCTGGGCTGGAGCACTACGATTTGCAGGCTACCCATTCCAACTAA